A genomic window from Astatotilapia calliptera chromosome 12, fAstCal1.2, whole genome shotgun sequence includes:
- the ccdc125 gene encoding coiled-coil domain-containing protein 125 isoform X1 → MYAKFSWDLFQMEELSEDCSLKDDMVDGDLGDGIGVTTALSSTRMKSDRVSGRSESRLLRTDPLQCSSRAGEAVWTPTIKTAETQQRAQRELSYFGSLVDLSKDELKERLQEATKMIDGLCCELDVAHRYFEGKYEALKILQGKAILDKATSHTKSVLQKTEEKAKALEKEVNSLQWELSFSQAQMKKSEQSWEHKHNRMSGENKILTDKLQEMESESQQLRAENSALKRQYVELLSMLNVKEQRIYQATKPQYSLDTESGVLELTVLGACQCAFDTEPCPCSRTAAASRKQLVQLQQELDAQRLRKEEALMVADAFRIAFEQQLRKRSEEFLLVAEANIKKSNHSKAEGANKSPLISVSKRLKALLPSGLEMKMPDEHLETLYKLLDLLNDKEEALAHQRKVSIMLAHSAEELQRQLHMGSSCQLQDPPEPRIQQKQPQAPLENQSQSQKTSETSEPEVEVSSECKLHSPPQLSESRTESEGV, encoded by the exons ATGTATGCAAAG TTTAGCTGGGACCTTTTTCAGATGGAGGAGCTCAGTGAGGACTGCAGCCTGAAGGATGACATGGTGGATGGGGACCTGGGTGATGGGATAGGAGTCACAACAGCACTCAGCTCCACTAGGATGAAGAGTGACAGAGTGAGCGGTCGCTCAGAGAGTCGGCTGCTCAGGACAGACCCGCTGCAGTGCAGCAGTCGAGCAGGAGAGGCCGTCTGGACTCCTACAATAAAAACTGCAGAGACACAGCAGAGAGCCCAGCGGGAGCTGTCATACTTTG GCTCACTCGTGGACCTGTCTAAAGACGAACTCAAGGAAAGACTACAGGAAGCAACTAAG ATGATAGATGGACTATGCTGTGAGCTTGATGTAGCACACCGTTACTTTGAAGGAAAATATGAAGCTCTGAAGATTCTGCAAGGCAAG GCCATTCTTGACAAAGCTACAAGTCACACTAAAAGTGTGCTGCAGAAAACTGAGGAGAAAGCCAAAGCACTCGAGAAG gaggtgaacagtttgcaGTGGGAGCTCAGCTTCTCTCAGGCTCAgatgaagaaatctgagcagTCCTGGGAGCACAAGCACAACAG AATGTCAGGTGAGAACAAGATTCTGACTGACAAGTTGCAGGAGATGGAGAGTGAGAGCCAGCAGCTCCGAGCAGAAAACTCTG cctTGAAGCGACAGTACGTGGAACTTCTCTCCATGCTGAACGTGAAGGAGCAGAGAATTTACCAAGCCACCAAACCTCAGTACAGCCTGGACACCGAGTCAGGTGTTCTGGAG TTGACTGTACTGGGAGCCTGCCAGTGTGCGTTTGATACTGAACCGTGTCCATGTAGTCGGACTGCTGCTGCCAGCAGGAAGCAGTTGGTCCAGTTACAACAGGAG CTGGATGCTCAGCGCTTAAGGAAAGAAGAGGCCTTGATGGTTGCAGATGCTTTTCGCATCGCCTTTGAACAACAGCTGAGGAAGCGAAGTGAGGAGTTCCTGCTCGTAGCCGAGGCCAATATTAAGAAATCAAATCACTCTAAAGCTGAAG GTGCCAACAAGAGTCCTTTAATAAGTGTAAGTAAGAGGCTGAAGGCATTGCTCCCCTCTGGTCTGGAGATGAAGATGCCTGATGAACATTTAGAGACTCTCTACAAGCTGCTGGACTTG CTGAACGACAAGGAGGAGGCCCTGGCCCACCAGAGGAAGGTGAGCATCATGCTAGCCCACAGCGCTGAGGAGCTGCAGAGACAGTTGCATATGGGTTCCAGTTGCCAGCTGCAGGACCCACCAGAACCCAGGATTCAACAGAAGCAACCCCAAGCTCCACTGGAGAACCAGAGCCAGtctcagaaaacatctgagacATCAGAACCTGAGGTTGAAGTGTCATCAGAGTGCAAACTCCACAGTCCACCACAGCTCTCTGAGTCCAGGACAGAATCAGAGGGTGTGTGA
- the ccdc125 gene encoding coiled-coil domain-containing protein 125 isoform X2, with the protein MEELSEDCSLKDDMVDGDLGDGIGVTTALSSTRMKSDRVSGRSESRLLRTDPLQCSSRAGEAVWTPTIKTAETQQRAQRELSYFGSLVDLSKDELKERLQEATKMIDGLCCELDVAHRYFEGKYEALKILQGKAILDKATSHTKSVLQKTEEKAKALEKEVNSLQWELSFSQAQMKKSEQSWEHKHNRMSGENKILTDKLQEMESESQQLRAENSALKRQYVELLSMLNVKEQRIYQATKPQYSLDTESGVLELTVLGACQCAFDTEPCPCSRTAAASRKQLVQLQQELDAQRLRKEEALMVADAFRIAFEQQLRKRSEEFLLVAEANIKKSNHSKAEGANKSPLISVSKRLKALLPSGLEMKMPDEHLETLYKLLDLLNDKEEALAHQRKVSIMLAHSAEELQRQLHMGSSCQLQDPPEPRIQQKQPQAPLENQSQSQKTSETSEPEVEVSSECKLHSPPQLSESRTESEGV; encoded by the exons ATGGAGGAGCTCAGTGAGGACTGCAGCCTGAAGGATGACATGGTGGATGGGGACCTGGGTGATGGGATAGGAGTCACAACAGCACTCAGCTCCACTAGGATGAAGAGTGACAGAGTGAGCGGTCGCTCAGAGAGTCGGCTGCTCAGGACAGACCCGCTGCAGTGCAGCAGTCGAGCAGGAGAGGCCGTCTGGACTCCTACAATAAAAACTGCAGAGACACAGCAGAGAGCCCAGCGGGAGCTGTCATACTTTG GCTCACTCGTGGACCTGTCTAAAGACGAACTCAAGGAAAGACTACAGGAAGCAACTAAG ATGATAGATGGACTATGCTGTGAGCTTGATGTAGCACACCGTTACTTTGAAGGAAAATATGAAGCTCTGAAGATTCTGCAAGGCAAG GCCATTCTTGACAAAGCTACAAGTCACACTAAAAGTGTGCTGCAGAAAACTGAGGAGAAAGCCAAAGCACTCGAGAAG gaggtgaacagtttgcaGTGGGAGCTCAGCTTCTCTCAGGCTCAgatgaagaaatctgagcagTCCTGGGAGCACAAGCACAACAG AATGTCAGGTGAGAACAAGATTCTGACTGACAAGTTGCAGGAGATGGAGAGTGAGAGCCAGCAGCTCCGAGCAGAAAACTCTG cctTGAAGCGACAGTACGTGGAACTTCTCTCCATGCTGAACGTGAAGGAGCAGAGAATTTACCAAGCCACCAAACCTCAGTACAGCCTGGACACCGAGTCAGGTGTTCTGGAG TTGACTGTACTGGGAGCCTGCCAGTGTGCGTTTGATACTGAACCGTGTCCATGTAGTCGGACTGCTGCTGCCAGCAGGAAGCAGTTGGTCCAGTTACAACAGGAG CTGGATGCTCAGCGCTTAAGGAAAGAAGAGGCCTTGATGGTTGCAGATGCTTTTCGCATCGCCTTTGAACAACAGCTGAGGAAGCGAAGTGAGGAGTTCCTGCTCGTAGCCGAGGCCAATATTAAGAAATCAAATCACTCTAAAGCTGAAG GTGCCAACAAGAGTCCTTTAATAAGTGTAAGTAAGAGGCTGAAGGCATTGCTCCCCTCTGGTCTGGAGATGAAGATGCCTGATGAACATTTAGAGACTCTCTACAAGCTGCTGGACTTG CTGAACGACAAGGAGGAGGCCCTGGCCCACCAGAGGAAGGTGAGCATCATGCTAGCCCACAGCGCTGAGGAGCTGCAGAGACAGTTGCATATGGGTTCCAGTTGCCAGCTGCAGGACCCACCAGAACCCAGGATTCAACAGAAGCAACCCCAAGCTCCACTGGAGAACCAGAGCCAGtctcagaaaacatctgagacATCAGAACCTGAGGTTGAAGTGTCATCAGAGTGCAAACTCCACAGTCCACCACAGCTCTCTGAGTCCAGGACAGAATCAGAGGGTGTGTGA